In Musa acuminata AAA Group cultivar baxijiao unplaced genomic scaffold, Cavendish_Baxijiao_AAA HiC_scaffold_585, whole genome shotgun sequence, the genomic stretch ttttaatatttctatctattagaaagatatcttcttatgatatatctattacttatgatatatctattataagtaatatcaagccattattatattatatcaagccattattatattataaatatattataaaaaattataataaatattatttatttataatatttatttataagtaataagtaatatcaactataattctatatgattagatagaaaatgactagatagaaactatatattctatattctaaaactatatattctatattctaaaatataataaataaaatataataaaatataaaataaaaattatccgaAACCTCTGTCTCTTATTACAAGGAGAACTTATGTCACCAAAGAAAACACCTGATTACGACGAATTAAATACTTGTTCGCTACAAATAAAATAACTGAATCTAGTGCTATACTTTACATTTTTGAACTTGGATTCAAGGGAAAGAAACCGTGGAGCTGAAATAACTCACCCAGAACACCTTTTAAAAGATTACGTGGTACTATTGGGTCGAATAAACCTTTATGGAATAAATACTCAGACACTTGTGAACCTTCAGgtattaccttttttaatgtttgttcaATTACTCTTTTACCCGCAAATGCAATGTAGGCGTTAGGTTCAGCAATAATGATATCCCCCAACATACCAAAACTGGCTGTTACTCCACCAGTTGTAGGAGATGTAAGAATTGATACATAGAATAACTTTTTATCTGATTGATAATTAGATGAAGCAGAAGATATTTTAGCCATTTGCATCAAGCTCAAACTTCCTTCTTGCATGCGTGCTCCTCCAGAAGCACACACAATAATGACAGGTAGAGATCGATTAGTAGCATACTCGATCAAACGAGTAATTTTCTCGCCTACTACGGATCCCATACTACCTCCCATAAACTGAAAATCCATAACGCCAATTGCTACGGGAATACCATTTATTTGACCTATGCCTGTTTGAATAGCATCAGCTAAACCTGTCCTTCTTTGATAAGAATCGATACGATCTCCATAAGGTTCCTCTTTTGAACGAAAATCAATGGGGTCTATAGATATCATATCTTTATCCAGAGGATCCCAAGTTCCGGGATCAATCGAAAGTTCAATTCTATCTGAACTactcattttcaaatgatatccacactgttcacaaatattcatttttgacttaaaaaattttttataatttaatccatAACAATTTTCGCATTGAACCCATAAATGTTTGtatttttgatttatattgaaatcattggattctacttcttcatggaagtcggattctacttcttcatggaattctacttcttcatggaattctacttcttcattgaaatcggattccacttcttcattgaaatcggattccacttcttcattgaaatcggattccacttcttcattgaaatcggattccacttcttcattgaaatcagattctacttcttcattgaaatcattggattctacttcttcgtggaattctacttcttcatggaaatcggattctacttcttcatggaagtcggattctacttcttcgtggaattctacttct encodes the following:
- the LOC135661972 gene encoding acetyl-coenzyme A carboxylase carboxyl transferase subunit beta, chloroplastic-like, with amino-acid sequence MGKWWFRSMLSNEKLEHRCGLSKSRCGLSKSMDSLDGIGHTSRSEQPILNDTKNDTKKKIPSWNHSGNYSFTNVDSLFEIKDIWSLISDDTFLVRDSNGDSYSVYFDIENQIFEVDNDSSFLSELEKKLSSYLSRGSKKKNHYYYHYMYDTQSGWNNHINSCIDSYLRFEVSINSSISGSTNNYSDSYFYNFICTENRNSSESGRSSKRTRKNFNDFHEEVESDFHEEVEFHEEVESDFHEEVESDFHEEVEFHEEVESNDFNEEVESDFNEEVESDFNEEVESDFNEEVESDFNEEVESDFNEEVEFHEEVEFHEEVESDFHEEVESNDFNINQKYKHLWVQCENCYGLNYKKFFKSKMNICEQCGYHLKMSSSDRIELSIDPGTWDPLDKDMISIDPIDFRSKEEPYGDRIDSYQRRTGLADAIQTGIGQINGIPVAIGVMDFQFMGGSMGSVVGEKITRLIEYATNRSLPVIIVCASGGARMQEGSLSLMQMAKISSASSNYQSDKKLFYVSILTSPTTGGVTASFGMLGDIIIAEPNAYIAFAGKRVIEQTLKKVIPEGSQVSEYLFHKGLFDPIVPRNLLKGVLGELFQLHGFFPLNPSSKM